The Trinickia acidisoli genome includes a window with the following:
- the hemDX gene encoding fused uroporphyrinogen-III synthase HemD/membrane protein HemX, which produces MTNADAGSPRASQRDGAARFTAVLTRPAGQSAALAAALEREGIAALDFPLIEIAAAADDGPLRAALASLERYALVVFVSPNAIERALGAVPGFAWPAAVPIGVVGPGSVAELARHGIVAPTHQVIAPAGAEMGEGAPASDAFGAAGTPACSVSTSENGNGNGNGANGESGTRFDSEALFAALSARLGLAALTGRPVLIVRGDGGREWLADRLRESGAQVEAVCAYRRVVPTPSADTWERVRALLGGAPHAWLITSSEAARNLDALARAALTDAELASLLHAPLVAPHPRIAETARAVGFDTITASGPGDARILGALRALSASSRASFDQPAQAAVAQAAMAQAFSSTHPRMTDTNQESSPASFQPAATPPFTPPMPPVYDAPRRGGGGLVWIFVILLAIATGVAAFAFNRKLDRLDTQLAARQQALDAQTAELRVKTEQAVATAHETDAALSQMQGKLADAQTAQQALQQQYQDLAQNRDDWTFAEVEQMLSSASEQLQLTGNTQLALFALQSADSRLAASASPQALVVRRAIAQDIDTLKAAPSTDLTGLAIKLDDAIAQIDTLPLLGEAPTVHAAAPAGASAAGAASAAGPGQSRVAYWWHVFSRAASDELKGLVQVRRLDNADAMLNSPQQAEFIRDNVKLRLLSARLGLLSRNQATLESDLNAADAALARYFDGASKRTQTVRALIKDVGQGAATVEVPNLNTSLQAIHNAKSRG; this is translated from the coding sequence ATGACGAACGCCGACGCCGGCAGTCCACGAGCAAGCCAACGTGACGGCGCGGCGCGCTTCACGGCGGTGCTCACGCGCCCGGCCGGGCAGTCGGCCGCGCTCGCCGCGGCGCTTGAACGTGAAGGCATCGCCGCGCTCGACTTCCCGCTGATCGAAATCGCCGCCGCCGCGGACGACGGCCCGCTCCGTGCCGCATTGGCCTCGCTCGAGCGCTATGCGCTCGTCGTCTTCGTCTCGCCGAATGCGATCGAACGCGCATTGGGAGCGGTCCCTGGCTTCGCTTGGCCCGCGGCCGTGCCGATCGGCGTCGTCGGGCCCGGCAGCGTCGCCGAGCTGGCGCGGCATGGCATCGTCGCGCCGACCCACCAGGTGATCGCACCGGCGGGGGCCGAGATGGGGGAGGGCGCGCCCGCAAGCGACGCATTCGGCGCAGCCGGTACGCCTGCATGCTCCGTTTCGACGAGCGAAAACGGCAACGGCAACGGTAACGGCGCAAATGGCGAGTCGGGCACGCGCTTCGACTCCGAAGCGCTGTTCGCCGCGCTGTCGGCTCGGCTCGGCCTAGCCGCCTTGACCGGCCGCCCTGTGCTGATCGTGCGCGGGGACGGCGGCCGCGAGTGGTTGGCCGATCGCCTGCGCGAGTCGGGCGCGCAGGTCGAAGCCGTCTGCGCTTACCGCCGCGTCGTGCCCACACCGTCTGCCGATACGTGGGAGCGCGTGCGCGCGCTGCTTGGAGGCGCGCCGCATGCTTGGCTCATCACGAGTTCGGAGGCGGCGCGCAACCTCGACGCGCTCGCTCGCGCCGCGCTGACCGATGCAGAGCTGGCGTCGCTGCTGCATGCGCCGCTCGTCGCGCCACACCCGCGCATCGCCGAGACGGCGCGGGCAGTGGGTTTTGATACGATTACGGCATCGGGCCCTGGCGATGCGCGCATCCTAGGGGCCTTGCGTGCCTTATCCGCATCGTCTCGCGCCTCATTCGATCAACCGGCTCAGGCCGCCGTGGCCCAGGCCGCTATGGCCCAGGCCTTTTCCTCGACCCATCCGCGCATGACTGATACGAACCAAGAATCGTCTCCCGCCTCGTTCCAGCCGGCCGCGACGCCGCCGTTCACGCCGCCGATGCCGCCCGTCTACGACGCGCCGCGCCGCGGCGGCGGCGGCCTCGTCTGGATCTTCGTCATCCTGCTTGCGATCGCAACGGGCGTCGCCGCGTTCGCATTCAACCGCAAGCTCGACCGGCTCGATACCCAGCTCGCGGCGCGGCAGCAGGCGCTCGATGCGCAAACGGCCGAGCTGCGCGTGAAGACCGAGCAGGCGGTCGCCACCGCGCACGAGACCGATGCGGCGCTCTCGCAAATGCAAGGCAAGCTTGCCGATGCGCAGACGGCGCAGCAGGCCTTGCAGCAGCAGTACCAGGATCTCGCGCAAAATCGTGACGACTGGACGTTTGCCGAAGTCGAGCAAATGCTCTCGAGCGCGAGCGAGCAGTTGCAACTGACGGGCAACACGCAGCTCGCGCTGTTCGCGCTGCAGAGCGCCGACTCGCGTCTGGCCGCCTCGGCAAGCCCGCAGGCGCTCGTCGTGCGGCGCGCGATCGCGCAGGACATCGACACACTCAAAGCGGCGCCGTCGACCGATCTGACCGGGCTGGCGATCAAGCTCGACGACGCCATTGCGCAGATCGACACGCTGCCGCTGCTCGGCGAGGCACCGACTGTGCATGCGGCCGCGCCGGCCGGCGCGTCGGCGGCGGGCGCGGCCAGCGCCGCGGGCCCCGGCCAATCGCGCGTGGCCTACTGGTGGCATGTGTTTTCGCGCGCGGCGAGCGACGAGCTCAAGGGTCTCGTGCAGGTGCGCCGGCTCGACAATGCCGACGCGATGCTGAACTCGCCGCAGCAGGCCGAGTTCATCCGCGACAACGTGAAGCTGCGGCTGCTGTCGGCCCGCCTGGGATTGCTCTCGCGCAACCAGGCCACGCTCGAATCGGATTTGAACGCCGCCGACGCCGCGCTCGCGCGCTATTTCGATGGCGCGTCCAAGCGGACTCAAACGGTGCGTGCGCTGATCAAGGACGTGGGGCAAGGTGCGGCGACGGTCGAAGTGCCGAACCTGAACACGAGCCTGCAAGCCATTCACAACGCCAAGAGCCGAGGCTGA
- the hemC gene encoding hydroxymethylbilane synthase, giving the protein MNSETLSAAPPTELVIASRESRLAMWQAEFVRDALRKLYPSCDVRILGMTTRGDQILDRTLSKVGGKGLFVKELESALADGRADLAVHSLKDVPMALPEGFELAAVMEREDPRDAFVSNDFDSLDALPDGSVVGTSSLRREATLRARYPHLVVQPLRGNLDTRLAKLDRGDYAAIILAAAGLKRLGLAARIRAWLDVGDSLPAAGQGALGIEIRAQRPELEAWLAPLAHEPTRLAVEAERAVSRALGGSCDVPLAAHASWQDERMHLASRVSMPDGSRPAFAEASASVASVADAMALGDTVARSLVAQGARDVVAELAAARGAEPAA; this is encoded by the coding sequence ATGAATTCCGAGACGCTTTCAGCCGCACCGCCCACCGAACTCGTGATTGCTTCGCGAGAGAGCCGTCTCGCGATGTGGCAGGCCGAGTTCGTGCGCGATGCGCTGCGGAAATTATATCCATCTTGCGACGTCCGAATTCTCGGAATGACGACGCGCGGCGATCAAATCCTCGATCGTACGCTGTCAAAGGTCGGCGGTAAGGGGCTTTTCGTCAAAGAACTCGAAAGCGCGCTTGCCGATGGCAGGGCCGATTTGGCCGTGCATTCGCTCAAAGACGTGCCGATGGCGCTACCCGAGGGGTTCGAGCTCGCCGCCGTGATGGAGCGCGAAGATCCGCGCGATGCGTTCGTGTCGAACGATTTCGATTCGCTCGATGCGCTGCCCGACGGCAGCGTCGTCGGCACGTCGAGCTTGCGGCGCGAGGCGACTTTGCGAGCCCGCTATCCGCATCTCGTCGTTCAGCCGCTGCGCGGCAATCTCGACACGCGCCTCGCCAAGCTCGATCGCGGTGACTATGCGGCGATCATTCTCGCCGCCGCCGGCTTGAAGCGTCTCGGGCTGGCCGCCCGTATTCGCGCTTGGCTCGACGTCGGCGACAGCCTGCCGGCCGCCGGGCAAGGCGCGCTCGGCATCGAAATCCGCGCGCAGCGGCCCGAGCTCGAGGCTTGGCTCGCACCGCTCGCGCACGAGCCGACGCGGCTGGCCGTGGAAGCCGAGCGAGCCGTCTCGCGCGCGCTCGGCGGCAGTTGCGACGTGCCGCTCGCCGCGCACGCGAGCTGGCAGGACGAGCGCATGCACCTCGCGAGCCGTGTGTCGATGCCGGACGGCAGCCGCCCCGCATTCGCCGAAGCGTCGGCGAGCGTGGCAAGCGTGGCCGACGCGATGGCGCTTGGCGACACCGTGGCGCGCTCGCTCGTGGCGCAGGGCGCGCGCGACGTCGTGGCCGAGCTCGCGGCCGCGCGCGGCGCCGAGCCGGCGGCCTGA
- the ppc gene encoding phosphoenolpyruvate carboxylase yields the protein MTSSGSARTARRNDASPRAPAKSAALAAASHPPASRADGAAPQKAAGRGREDKDQPLFQDIRYLGRLLGDVVREQEGDAVFDVVETIRQNAVKFRREDDTSAAQSLEKQLRALKPDQTVSVVRAFSFFSHLANIAEDRHHNRRRRIHALAGSAPQAGTIAYALGRLALAGALDADSLKRFFDDALIVPVLTAHPTEVQRKSILDAQHDIARLLAERDQPLTERERAYNEAMLRARVTTLWQTRMLRDSRLSVADEIENALSYYRATFLNEIPALYDDIETALAEHTGAPAHVAAFFQMGSWIGGDRDGNPNVTAATLEHAITRQATVIFEHYLEEVHALGAELSVSNLLAGSSEALKALTAASPDQSPHRVDEPYRRALIGVYARLAATARTLLGEGTVHTRSGVHRDAAPYANAEAFAHDLDVLVDSLAAHHGASLATLRLAPLARAAQVFGFHLASIDLRQSSDVHEAVIAELLARAGVERDYAQLSEAEKLRVLLAELEQPRLLRSPYLEYSPLVQSELAVLETARRTRERFGARSVRNYIISHTETVSDLVEVLLLQKEAGMLEGTLGGERGAGAKNALMVIPLFETIPDLRNAPVIMREFFALPGVDVLLAHQGSEQEVMLGYSDSNKDGGFLTSNWELYRAELALVALFRERGITLRLFHGRGGTVGRGGGPTYQAILSQPPGTVNGQIRLTEQGEIIASKFSNAEIGRRNLETVVAATLEASLLPHGNAPANLSAFEETMQALSDTAIAAYRALVYETPGFTDYFFSSTPISEIAELNIGSRPASRKQQDPKNRRIEDLRAIPWGFSWGQCRLLLTGWYGFGSAVAAHLEGAASEAERTRRLSTLRKMYKSWPFFSTLLSNMDMVLAKTDLAVASRYAQLVQDKKLRKHVFERIVAEWERTSHALSEITGKDERLADNPLLARSIKNRFPYLDPLNHLQVELLKRHRAGDTNARLRRGIHLTINGIAAGLRNTG from the coding sequence GTGACGTCTTCCGGATCGGCGCGCACCGCCCGCCGCAACGATGCATCGCCTCGCGCGCCCGCAAAATCCGCCGCGCTAGCCGCTGCGTCCCACCCCCCCGCTTCACGCGCCGACGGCGCCGCGCCGCAAAAAGCCGCCGGCCGCGGCCGCGAGGACAAAGACCAGCCGCTGTTCCAGGACATCCGCTACCTCGGCCGCCTGCTCGGCGACGTGGTGCGCGAACAGGAAGGCGATGCCGTCTTCGACGTCGTCGAGACGATTCGCCAGAACGCCGTTAAATTCCGGCGCGAGGACGACACGAGCGCGGCGCAATCGCTCGAGAAACAACTGCGCGCGCTCAAGCCCGATCAAACGGTTAGCGTCGTGCGTGCGTTCAGCTTTTTCTCGCACCTGGCCAACATCGCCGAGGACCGCCATCACAATCGCCGCCGCCGCATCCACGCGCTCGCGGGATCCGCGCCGCAGGCGGGCACGATCGCCTATGCGCTCGGCCGCCTCGCGCTCGCGGGCGCCCTCGACGCCGACTCGCTCAAGCGCTTTTTCGACGACGCACTGATCGTGCCCGTGCTGACGGCGCACCCGACCGAAGTCCAACGCAAGAGCATTCTCGACGCACAGCACGACATCGCGCGCCTCTTGGCCGAGCGCGATCAACCGCTGACCGAGCGCGAACGCGCGTACAACGAAGCGATGCTGCGCGCACGCGTCACGACGCTCTGGCAAACGCGGATGCTGCGCGATTCGCGCCTGAGCGTCGCCGACGAAATCGAGAACGCGCTGTCGTACTACCGCGCCACGTTCCTGAATGAAATTCCCGCGCTCTACGACGACATCGAAACGGCGCTTGCCGAGCATACCGGCGCGCCCGCTCACGTCGCCGCCTTCTTTCAAATGGGTAGCTGGATCGGCGGCGACCGCGACGGCAATCCGAACGTCACCGCGGCCACGCTCGAGCATGCGATCACGCGCCAAGCCACGGTCATCTTCGAACACTACCTCGAAGAAGTGCACGCGCTCGGCGCCGAGCTGTCGGTCTCGAATCTGCTGGCCGGTTCCAGCGAGGCATTGAAAGCGCTCACCGCGGCCTCGCCCGACCAATCGCCGCATCGGGTCGACGAACCGTATCGCCGCGCGCTGATCGGCGTCTATGCGCGGCTCGCCGCGACGGCGCGCACGCTGCTCGGCGAAGGCACCGTGCACACACGCAGCGGCGTGCATCGCGATGCCGCGCCCTACGCCAATGCCGAGGCCTTCGCGCACGATTTGGACGTGCTCGTCGATTCGCTGGCGGCCCACCACGGCGCCTCGCTCGCCACGCTGCGCCTGGCCCCGCTCGCGCGCGCCGCGCAGGTGTTCGGCTTCCATCTCGCTTCGATCGATCTGCGCCAGAGTTCCGACGTGCATGAAGCCGTCATCGCCGAGCTGCTCGCGCGCGCCGGTGTCGAGCGCGACTACGCGCAGCTCTCCGAGGCCGAGAAGCTGCGCGTGCTGCTCGCCGAACTCGAGCAGCCGCGGCTCCTGCGCTCGCCGTATCTCGAGTATTCGCCGCTCGTGCAGAGCGAACTCGCCGTGCTCGAGACGGCACGCCGCACGCGCGAGCGCTTCGGCGCGCGCTCCGTGCGCAACTACATCATTTCGCACACGGAAACCGTCAGCGACCTCGTCGAAGTCCTGCTGCTGCAAAAGGAAGCAGGCATGCTCGAAGGCACGCTCGGCGGCGAGCGCGGCGCCGGCGCGAAGAACGCGTTGATGGTGATCCCGCTATTCGAGACGATCCCCGACTTGCGCAACGCACCCGTCATCATGCGCGAGTTCTTCGCGCTGCCGGGCGTCGATGTTCTGCTCGCGCACCAGGGCAGCGAGCAGGAGGTCATGCTCGGCTATTCGGACAGCAACAAGGACGGTGGCTTTCTCACGTCGAACTGGGAGCTGTATCGCGCCGAACTCGCGCTCGTCGCGCTGTTTCGCGAGCGTGGCATCACGCTGCGCCTGTTCCATGGCCGCGGCGGCACGGTCGGCCGCGGCGGCGGCCCGACCTATCAGGCGATCCTGTCGCAGCCGCCCGGCACCGTGAACGGCCAGATCCGCCTGACCGAGCAAGGCGAAATCATTGCGAGCAAGTTCAGCAACGCCGAGATCGGCCGGCGCAACCTCGAGACGGTCGTCGCGGCGACGCTCGAAGCCTCGCTGCTGCCGCACGGCAACGCGCCGGCGAACCTGTCGGCTTTCGAAGAGACGATGCAGGCGCTGTCGGACACCGCGATCGCCGCCTATCGCGCGCTCGTCTACGAAACACCCGGCTTCACCGATTACTTCTTCTCGTCGACGCCGATCTCGGAGATCGCCGAGCTCAACATCGGCAGCCGGCCGGCCTCGCGCAAGCAGCAGGACCCGAAGAATCGCCGCATCGAAGACCTGCGCGCGATTCCCTGGGGCTTCTCGTGGGGGCAATGCCGTCTGCTGCTGACCGGCTGGTACGGTTTCGGCAGCGCCGTGGCAGCGCATCTCGAAGGCGCGGCGAGCGAAGCCGAGCGCACGCGGCGGCTCTCGACGCTGCGCAAGATGTACAAGAGCTGGCCGTTCTTCTCGACGCTGCTCTCGAACATGGACATGGTGCTCGCGAAGACGGACCTCGCCGTCGCGTCGCGCTATGCGCAGCTCGTCCAAGACAAAAAGCTGCGCAAACACGTGTTCGAACGCATCGTCGCCGAATGGGAGCGCACGTCGCACGCACTGTCCGAAATCACCGGCAAGGACGAGCGGCTCGCCGACAACCCGCTGCTCGCGCGCTCGATCAAGAACCGCTTCCCGTATCTCGATCCGCTCAATCACTTGCAGGTCGAGCTGCTCAAGCGGCACCGCGCGGGCGATACGAACGCGCGTTTGCGGCGCGGCATCCATTTGACGATCAACGGCATCGCCGCCGGCTTGCGCAATACCGGCTAA